The Primulina eburnea isolate SZY01 chromosome 6, ASM2296580v1, whole genome shotgun sequence genome contains a region encoding:
- the LOC140834522 gene encoding uncharacterized protein, whose protein sequence is MAESSPQIQERSKDFEEDMATPDVQNVGMKIQRGADMYKAYGGIEEKPTRGEILIWYLYGLCSYFVHTVLIPIVFPLIISQTVPGAPEPDQGWLKSHKGLKCKQTEMQLYEGLVYRAVEVGSLNFSPLQWTSISWITGLILSAPILGLVSVNLDYGHNQQLIAGAATGIGALFCLPAGFFKKSWIFPPYIAAIVAASTIVGATHARHLGLMIRGFTGSTIRKRQFADRRSFGSWLSLYSTAAGCLGAAIMASFTYHMLSQSDHFTALWVVSIFSGLKWGVGMIHIFSTNRATSSYTDSLSDSNPLIHVVSIFKYPQAAGSLAGVFLSSFTTTCVFAGGLLYAIGYLCIKAENILYLWLAYFVCPLLSLPLAHPLQQIMRADAEKMQLLGFILSTFTSGFGFYYKTSIWSTGSILVFAAIQGSSAGLLHAFGRVLWLDCSPVGKEGAFSVWFSWARALGACAGFALATVLPGSIGKTFGVSFCAGIIGMIIVIFGNISSFRGAKAAGHVIRSENSSPLHKHEDGSDYTKGSATMEDPTQRKVEV, encoded by the exons ATGGCGGAAAGCAGCCCTCAGATTCAAGAAAGGTCGAAAGACTTCGAGGAAGATATGGCTACACCGGATGTTCAGAACGTGGGAATGAAAATTCAGAGAGGTGCAGATATGTATAAAGCGTATGGAGGAATAGAAGAGAAGCCAACTAGGGGAGAAATTCTTATTTGGTATTTGTATGGATTGTGCTCATATTTTGTTCATACCGTACTGATTCCTATTGTGTTCCCGCTGATCATCAGCCAAACGGTGCCTGGCGCACCTGAGCCGGATCAAGGTTGGTTGAAGAGCCATAAGGGTTTGAAGTGCAAGCAGACGGAAATGCAACT ATATGAAGGGTTGGTATACCGGGCAGTTGAAGTTGGTAGCCTGAATTTCTCCCCACTCCAATGGACTTCAATTTCTTGGATTACAGGACTCATTCTCTCAGCACCAATTCTTGGCCTTGTTTCAGTAAATCTTGACTATGGCCACAACCAACAGCTAATAGCAGGGGCAGCCACAG GCATCGGAGCTCTTTTCTGCCTCCCAGCTGGATTCTTCAAAAAGTCCTGGATCTTTCCACCATACATTGCTGCCATCGTTGCAGCAAGCACCATCGTAGGAGCCACCCATGCTCGTCACCTCGGCCTAATGATCCGCGGATTCACCGGCTCCACCATCCGTAAACGCCAGTTTGCCGACAGAAGATCATTTGGAAGCTGGCTATCTTTATACTCCACCGCAGCAGGATGCTTAGGAGCAGCCATAATGGCTTCTTTCACATATCACATGCTTAGCCAATCTGATCACTTCACTGCTTTGTGGGTTGTCTCGATTTTCAGTGGCCTCAAATGGGGTGTAGGAATGATCCACATTTTCAGCACAAATAGAGCTACTTCAAGTTACACTGATTCACTATCGGATTCAAATCCCCTGATCCACGTTGTATCGATTTTCAAGTATCCTCAAGCAGCAGGGAGTCTTGCAGgagtttttctctcatcttTCACCACAACGTGCGTTTTTGCCGGAGGGTTGCTTTATGCAATAGGGTATCTATGCATAAAAGCTGAGAATATTTTGTATCTTTGGTTAGCATATTTCGTGTGCCCTTTGTTGTCTCTCCCGTTGGCACATCCACTACAGCAAATCATGAGGGCAGATGCTGAGAAAATGCAGCTTCTTGGGTTCATATTGTCGACATTCACTTCAGGGTTTGGATTCTATTATAAGACGAGCATTTGGAGCACAGGCAGCATTCTTGTTTTTGCTGCTATCCAAGGAAGTTCAGCAG GTCTGCTGCACGCATTCGGAAGAGTTCTGTGGCTGGACTGCTCACCGGTAGGCAAAGAAGGCGCGTTTTCGGTGTGGTTCTCGTGGGCTCGAGCTCTCGGAGCTTGCGCAGGATTCGCGTTAGCAACAGTCCTGCCTGGAAGCATTGGAAAAACATTTGGAGTGTCATTTTGTGCTGGAATTATTGGAATGATCATTGTAATATTTGGAAACATAAGCAGTTTCAGAGGAGCCAAAGCTGCAGGACATGTGATCCGAAGTGAGAATTCTTCACCACTTCATAAACATGAAGATGGCAGTGATTATACGAAAGGATCAGCTACAATGGAGGATCCAACTCAAAGGAAGGTCGAAGTTTGA